One segment of Struthio camelus isolate bStrCam1 chromosome 27, bStrCam1.hap1, whole genome shotgun sequence DNA contains the following:
- the LOC138062409 gene encoding E3 ubiquitin-protein ligase Topors-like — PDATCPICLDTLDNVAYIKPCFHKFCFSCVFRWSKTKAECPLCKQAFRSILHTVVAEDDYQEHVIRPPEDGSVASHQQRRAPHRPAIRRRRHPAAHPQQPSPSPQMRPSPQNSSRLEGTRRHTRQRQREGGLLEPRQRLSPQRQARADRRPQGHAAATEEETLNFRRSLYRTGMRVQRAPDGGHPQDISADFFCRSPASIQRLLPWLQRELRVLFGVHQTLLTVTELIVLTNLRRYDLDSQAFAEDLELLLLSRTEQFLHELISFARCSCSMETYDQQAMYGYRAPSRHEGSPSASLSLAAAAGTARTPVPAQSPSRASSPGLTELPGPSYAIPHELAAATQSPVFS; from the exons ccagacgctacgtgtcccatctgcctggacaccttggacaacgtggcctacataaaaccttgcttccataagttttgctttagttgtgtgttccggtggtcgaaaacaaaggccgaatgcccgctgtgcaagcaggctttccgatcaattctgcacacagtggtggcagaagatgactaccaggagcatgtcatcaggccccccgaagatggttctgttgccagccatcagcaacggagagctcctcaccgccctgccatccggaggcgccgtcaccctgcagctcacccgcagcagccttccccttctcctcagatgcgaccctctccgcagaacagcagcaggctggaggggacccggaggcacaccaggcagaggcagagagagggagggctgctggagccacgccagaggctgtccccacagaggcaggccagggctgacaggagacCTCAGGGGCATGCGGCAGCGACGGAGGAGGAGACGCTGAACTTCCGCCGCTCTCTGTACCGCACAGGGATGCGCGTGCAAAGGGCTCCCGATGGCGGCCACCCCCAGGACATCTCGGCAGACTTCttctgccgcagcccggccagcattcagagactgctgccctggctgcagcgggaactgagagtcctctttggagtccaccagacattgctaactgtcacggagctcattgtcctgacaaacctgaggaggtacgacctggacagtcaggcctttgctgaggacttagagctgcttctgctgagtcgcaccgagcagttcctccacgagctcatcagctttgcccgctgctcgtgcagcatggagacctacgaccagcaggccatgtatggctaccgtgctcccagccggcacgaaggaagcccctcagcctcattgagcctggcagctgctgcagggacggcccggactcctgtgccagcccagagcccatcccGAGCTAGTAGCCCTGGGCTCACGGAGCTTCCTGGCCCCTCGTACGCCATCCCCCACGAGCTTGCCGCAGCCACAca gagtcctgtcttctcatga
- the LOC138062410 gene encoding E3 ubiquitin-protein ligase Topors-like: PDATCPICLDTLDNVAYIKPCFHKFCFSCVFRWSKTKAECPLCKQAFRSILHTVVAEDDYQEHVIRPPEDGSVASHQQRRAPHRPAIRRRRHPAAHPQQPSPSPQMRPSPQNSSRLEGTRRHTRQRQREGGLLEPRQRLSPQRQARADRRPQGHAAATEEEMLNFRRSLYRTGMRVQRAPAGGHPQDISADFFCRSPASIQRLLPWLQRELRVLFGVHQTLLTVTELIVLTNLRRYDLDSQAFAEDLELLLLSRTEQFLHELISFARCSCSMETYDQQAMYGYRAPSRHEGSPSASLSLAAAAGTARTPVPAQSPSRASSPGLTELPGPSYAIPHELAAATQSPVFS; this comes from the coding sequence ccagacgctacgtgtcccatctgcctggacaccttggacaacgtggcctacataaaaccttgcttccataagttttgctttagttgtgtgttccggtggtcgaaaacaaaggccgaatgcccgctgtgcaagcaggctttccgatcaattctgcacacagtggtggcagaagatgactaccaggagcatgtcatcaggccccccgaagatggttctgttgccagccatcagcaacggagagctcctcaccgccctgccatccggaggcgccgtcaccctgcagctcacccgcagcagccttccccttctcctcagatgcgaccctctccgcagaacagcagcaggctggaggggacccggaggcacaccaggcagaggcagagagagggagggctgctggagccacgccagaggctgtccccacagaggcaggccagggctgacaggagacctcaggggcatgcggcagcgacggaggaggagatgctgaacTTCCGCCGCTCTCTGTACCGCACAGGGATGCGCGTGCAAAGGGCTCCCGCTGGCGGCCACCCCCAGGACATCTCGGCAGACTTCttctgccgcagcccggccagcattcagagactgctgccctggctgcagcgggaactgagagtcctctttggagtccaccagacattgctaactgtcacggagctcattgtcctgacaaacctgaggaggtacgacctggacagtcaggcctttgctgaggacttagagctgcttctgctgagtcgcaccgagcagttcctccacgagctcatcagctttgcccgctgctcgtgcagcatggagacctacgaccagcaggccatgtatggctaccgtgctcccagccggcacgaaggaagcccctcagcctcattgagcctggcagctgctgcagggacggcccggactcctgtgccagcccagagcccatcccGAGCTAGTAGCCCTGGGCTCACGGAGCTTCCTGGCCCCTCGTACGCCATCCCCCACGAGCTTGCCGCAGCCACAca